One stretch of Cryptosporidium parvum Iowa II chromosome 3, whole genome shotgun sequence DNA includes these proteins:
- a CDS encoding rasputin. nuclear transport factor 2 (NTF2) domain plus RRM domain — MTEGTNNSSTCNASKIADFFVTEFYSRLKKDPSTLYELYHDSGYLTWVGNRSEVMDSSFNPQSAIRAETKEKIRSAINLLDLSNCTTYVEVLECSKSINNSLCITAKGRMYIGEGESVGKSFVQNFLLTEIRPRWYFIRNDCLIFIDSELPLKQSVQNTAKIANNDSGVAKNSGKKSHDSGFETNKSQKEQHHSSKVQCNDEHNKEVNKHATGPKEDDDNKSQSVATVGAHANTDSNAESQKKVSSSTAANTSNNSSNNASTSAPNTTSNNAAANTSSASSPSPLDPVNYTDSLNAKNNANINRSNPHKYEVTSYAGKLMGGALKNGNKVKGYAIHVPTEDKNKTASQNGSTKKTSTQKDPKSLKEAKNKRKIFVHSLPTNISDDQIREAVLNQLKVHGGGYVIDIERARVSGRHWGIIELDSEFSCKTLLNNGLYLGGMEISIEKWKQINQPQGQNFSQNSSKFNNKNSNRQAGNNYHHNSSNNPKN, encoded by the coding sequence ATGACAGAAGGTACAAATAATAGCAGTACTTGCAATGCATCAAAGATTGCAGACTTTTTTGTAACAGAGTTCTACAGTCGTCTGAAGAAGGACCCCTCAACCCTATATGAACTTTATCACGACTCTGGATATTTAACATGGGTGGGGAATCGTTCTGAAGTTATGGATAGCTCTTTTAACCCACAATCTGCAATTAGAGCAGAGacaaaagaaaagattcGTTCTGCAATAAATCTTTTAGACTTAAGTAACTGTACAACTTATGTTGAGGTGCTTGAATGCTCAAAATCCATCAATAATTCTTTGTGCATTACAGCTAAAGGAAGAATGTATATTGGGGAGGGAGAGAGTGTTGGAAAAAGTTTTGTTCAAAACTTCCTTTTAACTGAAATTCGCCCAAGGTGGTATTTTATTAGGAACGATTGCCtcatatttattgattCTGAGTTACCACTTAAACAAAGCGTTCAGAATACAGCTAAAATTGCAAATAATGATTCTGGAGTAGCTAAGAATAGTGGGAAAAAATCTCATGACTCGGGTTTTGAGACTAATAAATCCCAGAAAGAACAACATCATTCAAGTAAGGTACAATGCAATGATGAACATAACAAGGAAGTTAATAAACATGCCACTGGACCCAAAGAggatgatgataataaaagtcAATCAGTGGCAACAGTGGGTGCCCATGCAAATACTGATTCCAATGCTGAATCTCAGAAAAAGGTTTCCAGTTCTACTGCTGCTAATACtagtaataatagtagTAATAATGCTAGTACTTCCGCTCCTAATACAACATCCAATAATGCTGCTGCTAATACTTCATCGGCATCATCTCCTTCACCTTTGGATCCAGTAAACTATACTGATTCACTTAATGCAAAGAATAACGCTAATATTAACCGTTCTAATCCCCATAAATATGAAGTCACGAGCTATGCAGGAAAGCTTATGGGGGGAGCATTGAAGAATGGAAATAAGGTTAAGGGGTATGCAATCCACGTTCCAACTGAGGATAAGAATAAGACAGCATCTCAAAATGGTTCGACAAAAAAAACAAGTACTCAAAAAGATCCAAAATCTCTAAAGGAAGCAAAAAATAAGCGCAAAATCTTTGTGCACTCACTTCCTACTAATATATCTGATGATCAGATCAGAGAGGCTGTTTTGAACCAACTTAAGGTACATGGAGGAGGATATGTAATTGATATTGAGAGAGCCAGAGTTAGTGGTAGGCATTGGGGTATTATTGAATTGGATTCAGAGTTTTCTTGCAAAACCCTTTTAAATAATGGCCTTTACCTTGGAGGTATGGAAATCTCTATTGAAAAGTGGAAGCAAATTAATCAGCCTCAGGGCCAGAACTTTTCacaaaattcttcaaagttcaataataagaattcCAACAGGCAAGCAGGCAACAATTACCACCATAACTCTAGTAACAATCCTAAGAATTAG
- a CDS encoding mRNA translation inhibitor SKI2 SFII helicase, DEXDc+HELICc has translation MFANQDDFWTSDEEEEEEEGVEEEGVEEEEVEGEEDKDEEKNDQKNDLDMVEEKVSRISLKEGKEGEENGEEEERKKKKGFIRKKWSIEDERDVSDFREIIGYEPCKKEDLDDSEDLENVVLKYPYELDDFQKRAVINIHNGDHVLVAAHTSAGKTAVAEYAIELANKNGRKAIYTSPIKALSSQKYREFLNRFREYPAHSSFTQRNRIGIITGDVSINPDAQCVIMTTEILRTMLYRNDPCIEQIQTVIFDEVHYINDLERGVVWEEVLILLDPKVQLVLLSATIPNYIEFANWIGRIKQNTVYCIRTLHRPVPLKHYLYIYEKCFQIMDENNKFNINGYKEMLDFIKTSKSKKSISSLKSKVSKLSSSISKANSSQEIQSQEDPNQEDPSQEDPNQEDPSQEDPTQEVQSQEEPIQEDQSQETQSQETQSQEIQSQEAKVEDNNIAMLRISAINKQISSSAGAKGGSGGILSSAETKFKTEVYRLQVFLKLLEKNDQLPVILFGFSRRKVEQLATNLPNLNFLYNHNEKSNIITFIKESTSKLNELDQKIPQLLQCKELALRGIGIHHSGMLPIIKEMTEILFTRGLIKVLFATETISMGINCPARSIVFTSIKKYDGRKNRILLSSEYTQMSGRAGRRGIDTFGNVFIFNSSHETIPECIDIVKMMLNTYLPVQSKFRLTYQMILQLSCRHSLKIEDMMTKSFKEMFRSINLPIFHRNLNRKLKRHQIILSKLHSILESYNSNLVISNYNQRNTNQKDEFQFESDSESLLNIINGLISTIETSNLISGQLFQKLCNSSINKNIISQKILNPGRLILFNSFSLTGKSLPMFANILEYNPTSTLSSIIVYSQEFIDFQFSSNNYLSKNIMDGNDNNNNNNNNKGIGDSNNDIQFYDVVEESIQNYQNSNKNRQISVVQNLIDLDRSKKNNNQRNSSSSYSSKNSTTINLIHHSTFNSQKLLISTSLYNNTNINEINPLFKNINNYYIFQNVPLELFMFIFDFNASATNNQTNLLKSINFKDISILHNIAILLKNSVQDFLSNQNSINNMNGNCNNSLKNNNLGNSGINPNIGPKPKNKNNKKGMKVNLFEFISHQEQQNQQLNTNRGNITEYSSSSSSNIPENWPKLLPISKTLKSIEIEYYELLQRYNDLFPEFVNNHIFKNCYSFIIEENNNHNDNNGNNTMIQLIVELNKLDHEISIYKHFINDESLDDYPEMKLKIQLLIEKGFLNENLTITTKGRIASELLTSDELTLIEILLNGMLHKLNNIHEITAILSCFVFPEKMESLSNSNTSTNNNNNNNNILGIDRPSLPSVELLNAHDELINIHTDYEKTHYKHQINLDTEHFWSLCNDKFMLIAYKWSNKESLKEIMEFVHNSEMNLHEGTIVRTILRLDELVRKLIIAAKMMGDKILEEKLCLIHENIARDIIFMTSLYFNSN, from the coding sequence ATGTTTGCTAATCAGGATGATTTTTGGACTTCAGATgaggaggaggaagaagaggagGGGGTAGAAGAGGAGGGGGTAGAAGAGGAGGAGGTAGAAGGAGAAGAAGATAAGgatgaagaaaagaatgatcaaaaaaatgatttggATATGGTTGAAGAAAAAGTTTCCAGAATCAGTCTAAAAGAGGGTAAGGAAGGAGAGGAGAATGGTGAGGAAGaggaaagaaagaaaaagaagggATTTATCAGGAAGAAATGGAGTATAGAAGATGAGCGAGATGTTTCTGATTTCAGGGAAATTATAGGCTATGAGCCTTGTAAGAAAGAAGATTTGGATGATTCAGAAGATTTGGAGAATGTGGTATTAAAATATCCCTATGAATTGGATGATTTTCAGAAAAGAGCAGTAATTAATATACATAATGGAGACCATGTTTTAGTTGCAGCTCACACTTCAGCAGGAAAAACAGCAGTAGCAGAATATGCAATAGAGTTAGCTAATAAGAATGGAAGGAAAGCAATATATACATCTCCTATTAAAGCTTTAAGTAGTCAAAAATATCgagaatttttgaatagatTTAGAGAATATCCTGCACATTCATCATTTACTCAAAGAAACAGGATTGGAATAATTACAGGAGATGTGAGTATTAATCCTGATGCACAATGTGTAATAATGACAACTGAGATTTTGAGGACAATGCTATATAGAAATGATCCTTGTATTGAACAAATTCAGACGGTAATATTTGATGAGGTTcattatattaatgatttggAGAGAGGCGTTGTTTGGGAAGAGgtattgatattattggatCCAAAAGTTCAACTGGTTTTGTTATCGGCAACAATTCCAAATTATATAGAGTTTGCTAATTGGATTGGAAGGATTAAACAAAATACTGTTTATTGCATTCGAACTTTACATAGGCCTGTTCCTTTGAAGCATTATCTTTACATTTACGAGAAATGTTTCCAAATAATGGATGAGAATAATAAGTTCAATATAAATGGATACAAGGAAATGCTggattttattaaaacttCAAAATCTAAGAAGAGTATTAGTAGCTTAAAAAGCAAGGTCAGTAAGCTCAGTTCGTCAATATCTAAGGCGAACTCATCTCAAGAAATTCAGTCTCAGGAAGACCCAAATCAAGAGGATCCCAGTCAAGAAGACCCAAATCAAGAGGATCCCAGTCAAGAAGATCCAACCCAGGAAGTTCAGTCCCAAGAAGAACCAATCCAAGAAGACCAATCCCAAGAAACTCAATCCCAAGAAACTCAATCCCAAGAAATCCAATCCCAAGAAGCGAAAGTTGAAGACAACAATATTGCAATGCTTAGGATCTCAGCAATTAACAAGCAAATCTCATCTTCTGCTGGAGCAAAAGGAGGATCTGGGGGAATTCTTTCTAGTGCAGAAACCAAATTCAAGACTGAAGTTTATAGATTACAAGTGTTCTTAAAGCTCTTGGAGAAAAATGATCAATTACCTGTCATACTATTTGGATTTTCTAGGAGAAAAGTGGAACAATTAGCAACCAATTTACCAAATCTCAACTTTTTATACAATCATAAtgaaaaaagtaatattattacatttattaaagaatccacaagtaaattaaatgaattgGATCAAAAAATTCCTCAATTATTACAATGTAAAGAATTAGCTTTAAGAGGAATAGGAATTCATCATAGTGGAATGCTTCCAATTATCAAAGAAATGACTGAGATCTTATTTACTAGAGGATTAATCAAAGTATTATTTGCAACTGAGACAATATCTATGGGAATTAATTGTCCAGCTAGATCTATTGTATTTACtagtattaaaaaatatgatgGACGAAAAAATAGAATACTTCTTTCTTCTGAATATACACAAATGTCAGGAAGAGCTGGAAGAAGAGGTATTGATACTTTTGGTAatgtatttatatttaattcatcacATGAAACAATACCAGAATGTATTGATATTGTAAAGATGATGCTTAATACTTATTTACCAGTACAAAGTAAATTCAGATTAACATATCAGATGATACTTCAACTTTCTTGTAGACATTCACttaaaattgaagatatGATGACTAAatcatttaaagaaatgTTCAGATCAATTAATCTTCCAATATTTCATCGAAATTTGAATAGAAAGCTTAAAAGACATCAAATCATACTTTCAAAATTACATTCTATATTAGAATCatataatagtaatttggttatttctaattataatcaaagaaatacaaatcaaaaagatgaatttCAATTTGAATCTGATTCTgaatctttattaaatattattaatggtTTAATTTCAACTATTGAaacttcaaatttaatttctggtcaattatttcaaaaactatgtaattcatcaattaataagaatataatttctCAGAAGATTCTTAATCCTGGAAGATTAATACtattcaattctttttcattgACTGGTAAATCTTTACCAATGTTTGCAaatattttggaatatAATCCAACATCAACACTTTCTTCTATTATTGTTTATTCACaagaatttattgattttcaattttcatcaaataattatctttcaaaaaatattatggatggtaatgataataataataataataataataataaaggaaTTGGTGattctaataatgatattcaattttatgATGTTGTTGAAGAAagtattcaaaattatcaaaattctAATAAGAATCGACAAATCAGTGTAGTACAAAACTTGATAGATCTTGATAGAtctaaaaagaataataatcaaagaaattcttcttcatcgtattcttcaaaaaactCTACAACAATCAATTTGATTCATCATTCAACATTTAATTCtcagaaattattaatttcaacatctttatataataatacaaatattaatgaaatcaatccattatttaaaaacattaataattattatatttttcaaaatgtTCCATTAGAACTTTTTATGttcatttttgattttaatgCTTCAGCTACAAATAATCAAACAAATCTTcttaaaagtattaattttaaagatattTCCATATTACATAACATTGCAATTTTACTTAAAAACTCTGTTCAAGACTTTTTATCAAATCAGAATagtataaataatatgaatggtaattgtaataattctttaaaaaataataatttaggAAATTCTGGTATAAATCCTAATATTGGTCCAAAACCAAAGAATAAGAACAATAAAAAAGGTATGAAGGtaaatctttttgaattcatTAGTCATCAAGAACAACAAAACCAACAATTAAATACTAATCGTGGAAATATTACTGaatattcttcatcttcatcttcaaacATACCAGAAAACTGGCCAAAATTATTACCCATTTCCAAAACACTAAAATCAatagaaattgaatattatgAACTTTTACAAAGATATAATGATCTTTTCCCAGAATTTGTTAATAAtcatatattcaaaaattgttattcatttattattgaagaaaataataatcataatgataataatggtaataatACTATGATTCAACTTATTGTTGAACTTAATAAATTGGATCatgaaatatcaatttATAAACATTTCATAAATGATGAAAGTTTGGATGATTATCCAGAAATGAAACTTAaaatacaattattaattgaaaaaggATTCCTTAATGAAAATCTTACTATTACAACTAAAGGTAGAATAGCATCAGAATTACTTACAAGTGATGAACTTactttaatagaaatattactGAATGGTATGTTacataaattaaataatattcatgAAATTACGGCTATATTATCTTGCTTTGTATTTCCTGAAAAAATGGAATcattatcaaattcaaatactagtacaaataataataataataataataatattcttggTATAGATAGACCTTCATTACCTTCTGTTGAACTTTTGAATGCTCATGATGAgcttattaatattcataCAGATTATGAAAAAACTCATTATAAacatcaaataaatttagaTACTGAACATTTTTGGTCTTTATGTAATGATAAATTTATGTTAATTGCTTATAAATGGtcaaataaagaatcaCTTAAAGAGATTATGGAATTTGTACATAATTCTGAAATGAATTTACATGAAGGTACAATTGTTAGAACAATTTTAAGACTTGATGAACTTGTTAGAAAACTTATAATAGCAGCAAAAATGATGGGAGATAAAATacttgaagaaaaattatGTTTAATACATGAAAATATTGCCAGAGATATCATTTTTATGACTTCTCTTTACTTTAATTCCAACTAG